The Streptomyces sp. JB150 genomic interval TTGTGCGCCCGCACCCGCTGCGCCACCCCCTCCGAGGTCGCCCCCAGCTCGCCGTGGGCGTTGATCCACGCGCAGCCGCGGAAGCCGGGCTCGGCGAACCACTCCTCCAGCCAGTCGAACACCGCGAGGATCCGCCGCCGCGGGTCCTCGTGGTCCGCGACCCGCGCGGCCAGCCGCCCGCGCCAGTGGGCGTCACGCCGCTCCAGATACGCCTCGACCAGCTGTTCCTTGGCCGGGAACAGCTGGTACAGCCGCTTGAGCGAGAGCCCCGAGGCGCTGCGGATCTCGTCCATGCCGACCGACCGCACGCCCCGCCCGTAGAAGAGGCGCTCCGCCGCGTCCAAGGCCCGCTCCCGGGCGACCGCGCTGTCCATCAACTGCCGTCCGTCTCCCTGTCCTTGACGTGAGAACGAGCGTTCTCCTACGGTAGCAGCCCGGCGGAGAATGATCGTTCTCCGCCCCGTCCGCCCGTCTGCCGCTCCCCAGGAGGAAGCATGACCGCGCGCCCGCCCCTGCCGCCCTTCACCCGCGAGACCGCGGCCCGGAAGGTGCAGGCCGCCGAGGACGCCTGGAACACCCGGGATCCGCACCGGGTGGCACTCGCCTACTCCGAGGACTCGGAGTGGCGCAACCGCGACACCTTCCTCACCGGCCGCGCCGCGATCGTCGCGTTCCTGACCGCCAAGTGGGCACGGGAGCGGGACTACGCGCTGCGCAAGGACCTGTGGGCGTACGACGGCAACCGCATCGCGGTCCGCTTCCAGTACGAGTGCCGGGACGCCGACGGCCGGTGGTGGCGGTCGTACGGCAACGAACTGTGGGAGTTCGACGAGCGCGGCCTGATGACCCGGCGCGAGGCGAGCATCGACGACGTGCCCATCGAGGAGGAACAGCGGCGCATCACCGGACCCCGCCCGGAGGCCGAACGCGGACTGACCATCCCCCTGCGATGAGGTGCCCGCACGGCTCTTCAGTAAGGTGCCCGGGTGATGCCACAGGCCGGGACACCCTTCCTCTACGTCGTCGTCTGCGCGGCCGGTGTCGCCGCGGACGTCGGCACACTGATCACCGCCGCCCGTGAGCGCGGCTGGGAGGTGGGCGCCATCGCCACCCCCGTCGCGATGAACGGCTTCTTCGACAGCGCCGCCGTCGAAACCCTCACGGGCCGCCCCGTCCGCTCCGCCTGGCGCACCCCGGGCGAGCCCC includes:
- a CDS encoding TetR/AcrR family transcriptional regulator, producing MDSAVARERALDAAERLFYGRGVRSVGMDEIRSASGLSLKRLYQLFPAKEQLVEAYLERRDAHWRGRLAARVADHEDPRRRILAVFDWLEEWFAEPGFRGCAWINAHGELGATSEGVAQRVRAHKEAFREDLARLVADAGLPAALTAPLFLLAEGAMVTAGITATTAPAAEAREAARLLLDTAPASEGP
- a CDS encoding nuclear transport factor 2 family protein yields the protein MTARPPLPPFTRETAARKVQAAEDAWNTRDPHRVALAYSEDSEWRNRDTFLTGRAAIVAFLTAKWARERDYALRKDLWAYDGNRIAVRFQYECRDADGRWWRSYGNELWEFDERGLMTRREASIDDVPIEEEQRRITGPRPEAERGLTIPLR